In a genomic window of Brassica rapa cultivar Chiifu-401-42 chromosome A10, CAAS_Brap_v3.01, whole genome shotgun sequence:
- the LOC103846338 gene encoding trafficking protein particle complex subunit 8 isoform X2: MVEAVNSSLGKMLLEEVSPVVMVLCTPLVEETFLKNGLSFVETLKPFCNFSNIDVPVRTSGDQLYRLKKFTLRLFNASDIKQPNVEVAKQRLEHVITQAGEKVFHDLESDPPQITDILSNPESEIAPTWFQYYNKELIRTLSFSDHEAFDHPVACLLVASSKDEEPLNKFVDLFNTNRLPSLLNDGVMDPKILKHFLLVHDNQDATTERTSKVLSEMRSTFGNNECNLLCTNSSKEGNVEHQANPWASFKSSVPAETLGCALTGDDIGEIKDLMQEFASRHIIPYMEQKVRDLNQQISATRKGLRNQIKNLWWRKGKDDVPDSTKGSIYTFSSTESQIRILGDYAFMLHDYELALSSYRLISTDYKLDKAWKHYAGVQEMMGLAYFISDQSIKEAEYCMENAFSTYMKLGKSGFQNATRCGLWWAEMLKARDQYKEAASVYFRICGEEPLHAAVMLEQASYCFVLTKPAMLHKYGFHLVLSGDHYKICDQVNHAIRTYRSAISVYESTTWSHIKDHVYFHIGQWYAIVGMNDVAVRNMLRVLDCGNQSKSTQEIFLRDFFDIVKKTGMKHEVVGLRLPVINMSSLQVIYEDHRTYASQASALVEESIWQSLEDDIIPSLNSGKSNWLELQSKLLPKKYKESNVCVVGESVKLDLEFRNPLLISTSVTSVSLICELTANSDDLKLDKEPSSLSLETEHNQVTTSGLSSFTLSEVDFTLGGGEKKLVRLTVTPSEEGILKIVGVRWELSGSIVGVHYFQSVPTKAKTNKAKRKNKLTPTDALKFLVIKSLPRLEGSIDHLPDKLYAGDLRYLVLELKNNSESPIKNLKMKISHPRFVNPESHEEELTPGFPDCLKKGPEQNTVQRETSRTSVFAFPKDVSLQGDRSLRWPLWLRAAIPGTMSLYFTIYYEMENVSSIMKYRTLRMHYSLQVLPSLETSFEITPSPSRLQEFLVRMDIVNRANSDAFEIHQLSTVGCRWGISLLQPVDTILPSKSILPGQGLSCFFMIKDCRKPGIEEEKTTSILPSQTDTKLITQDDDEKFFDIVNSPLASFHESERSCHGTSDQLSPNTVDFILISRLAKSSNPSAEQDLLKILSHHSCHNRIRSSIPLSWSLDGPKTMYHDFSTSFCEIKLKMVIRNTSDGFLSVSINTIDGLPDAAAPTPSSGNLSGWRYVPAITEEMKLTSDVMGSRLGKPPPSMESSPPFIWSGSSSTKVQIQPLSTTEIPLQVSVFSPGTYSLSTYELVWELFEHENASSATSGTCQGYPYYITVLQSE, from the exons ATGGTGGAGGCGGTGAACTCTTCGCTTGGGAAAATGCTATTGGAGGAGGTTAGTCCAGTGGTCATGGTTCTCTGCACGCCTCTCGTTGAAGAGACGTTCCTCAAGAATGGACTATCCTTTGTGGAAACGCTTAAGCCGTTCTGCAACTTTAGTAACATCGATG TTCCTGTTCGGACCTCAGGCGATCAGCTTTATCGGCTAAAGAAGTTTACGCTGAGATTGTTTAATGCATCTGATATCAAACAACCAAACGTAGAG GTTGCAAAGCAACGGCTAGAACATGTTATCACTCAAGCTGGGGAGAAGGTTTTTCACGATTTGGAATCTGATCCTCCTCAAATTACTGATATACTCTCTA ATCCAGAGTCTGAAATTGCACCCACATGGTTTCAGTATTACAATAAAGAACTTATCCGCACCTTGTCCTTTTCAGACCATGAAGCTTTTGATCATCCTGTGGCTT GTCTCTTGGTCGCTTCATCAAAAGACGAAGAAcctttaaataaatttgtagaTCTTTTCAACACCAATAGATTACCTTCTCTGCTTAATGATGGTGTAATGGACCCAAAGATTCTGAAGCATTTCCTATTGGTGCATGACAATCAAGATGCAACAACAGAGAG AACGTCTAAAGTTCTGTCTGAGATGAGAAGTACATTTGGAAACAATGAATGCAACTTACTTTGCACTAATTCATCTAAAGAGGGGAACGTAGAACACCAGGCTAATCCATGGGCTTCATTT AAATCAAGTGTCCCGGCTGAAACACTTGGATGTGCTCTTACTGGCGACGATATTGGGGAG ATCAAAGATCTGATGCAAGAGTTTGCTTCCAGGCATATAATTCCATACATGGAGCAGAAAGTCCGAGATCTTAATCAACAG ATTTCTGCAACAAGGAAAGGACTTAGAAATCAGATAAAGAACTTATGgtggagaaaaggaaaagacGATGTTCCGGATTCGACCAAAGGTTCTAT TTATACCTTTAGCTCCACCGAATCTCAAATCAGAATTTTGGGTGACTACGCCTTCATGTTGCATGACTATGAACTTGCATTGTCAAGCTACCGCTTAATATCAACAGATTACAAGCTCGATAAAGCTTGGAAGCACTATGCTGGTGTCCAG GAAATGATGGGACTCGCATATTTCATCTCAGACCAGTCAATAAAGGAAGCTGAGTACTGCATGGAAAATGCATTCAGCACTTATATG AAACTTGGGAAGTCTGGCTTTCAAAATGCTACGAGATGTGGGCTATGGTGGGCAGAGATGTTAAAGGCTAGAGACCAGTACAAAGAAGCGGCTTCTGTTTACTTCCGCATATGTGGAGAG GAACCATTGCACGCTGCAGTCATGTTAGAGCAAGCTTCTTACTGCTTCGTGTTAACTAAGCCAGCGATGCTACACAAGTATGGATTTCATCTAGTTCTCTCAGGAGACCACTATAAAATCTGTGATCAG GTTAACCATGCAATTCGTACATATAGAAGTGCGATCTCTGTTTATGAATCAACTACTTGGAGCCATATCAAAGACCATGTTTACTTTCATATTGGACA GTGGTATGCAATTGTCGGGATGAATGATGTTGCAGTTAGAAACATGCTCAGAGTACTGGATTGTGGAAACCAGTCCAAGTCTACCCAAGAGATTTTTCTCAGGGACTTTTTCGACATAGTTAAG AAAACTGGGATGAAGCATGAGGTGGTGGGACTTCGACTACCAGTTATTAATATGTCGTCTCTTCAAGTTATATATGAAGACCATCGCACTTATGCATCTCAAGCTTCT GCTCTTGTAGAAGAGAGCATCTGGCAATCATTGGAGGATGATATCATTCCATCGTTAAACTCTGGCAAGTCAAACTGGCTGGAGTTACAGTCAAAGCTACTGCCTAAGAAGTACAAGGAATCAAATGTTTGTGTCGTTGGAG AGTCGGTGAAATTGGATCTGGAGTTTAGGAATCCACTGCTAATCTCTACTTCCGTTACAAGCGTTTCTCTCATCTGTGAACTTACAGCAAATTCTGATGACTTAAAATTGG ATAAAGAGCCAAGTAGCTTAAGCTTGGAGACTGAACACAATCA GGTTACAACCTCTGGTTTATCTTCTTTCACCTTGTCTGAAGTGGACTTCACATTAGGCGGAGGCGAGAAAAAGTTG GTGAGGCTAACGGTTACCCCCAGTGAAGAAGGTATCCTCAAAATTGTCGGTGTAAGGTGGGAATTGTCTGGCTCCATTGTAGGCGTGCATTACTTCCAATCTGTGCCTACAAAAGCAAAAACTAACAAagcaaaaaggaaaaacaaactTACTCCCACTGATGCCTTAAAATTTTTGGTCATCAAG AGTCTACCCAGGCTTGAGGGTTCAATTGATCATCTGCCGGACAAATTGTATGCTGGAGATCTTCGTTATCTTGTTTTAGAGTTAAAAAATAATTCAGAATCTCCAATAAAG AATCTTAAAATGAAGATTAGCCATCCAAGATTTGTAAATCCTGAAAGTCATGAAGAAGAGCTGACACCCGGATTTCCAGATTGCTTAAAGAAGGGTCCTGAACAAAATACTGTCCAGCGTGAAACAAGTAGAACTAGTGTATTTGCATTTCCAAAG GATGTATCACTACAAGGAGACCGATCTTTGAGGTGGCCTCTTTGGCTTCGAGCTGCCATCCCTGGAACGATGTCTTTGTATTTCACAATATACTATGAGATGGAAAATGTATCAAGCATCATGAAATATCGCACCCTAAGGATGCATTATAGTTTACAG gttttACCATCTCTAGAGACCTCGTTTGAAATCACCCCCTCTCCATCAAGATTGCAAGAATTTCTTGTGCGTATGGATATCGTGAACCGTGCGAATTCAGATGCTTTCGAAATTCATCAGTTGTCAACAGTTGGGTGTCGGTGGGGTATCTCGTTGCTTCAGCCTGTTGATACAATCTTGCCTTCCAAGTCTATACTCCCTGGGCAAGGTTTATCATGTTTCTTCATGATTAAG GATTGCAGAAAACCCGGGATTGAAGAAGAGAAAACCACGTCTATTCTTCCCAGCCAAACCGACACAAAACTGATTACTCAGGATGACGATGAAAAGTTTTTTGATATCGTTAACTCACCTTTAGCAAGCTTCCATGAAAGTGAAAGGTCATGTCACGGAACCTCAGATCAG TTAAGTCCGAATACCGTTGACTTCATTCTAATCTCGCGCCTAGCAAAATCTAGCAATCCATCAGCAGAGCAAGATTTACTGAAGATTCTGTCTCACCATTCATGTCACAATAG AATAAGGAGCTCAATCCCGCTCTCATGGTCACTAGACGGTCCGAAGACCATGTACCACGATTTCTCGACCTCCTTTTGTGAAATTAAACTAAAGATGGTAATCAGAAACACATCTGATGGATTTTTATCTGTGAGCATCAACACCATTGATGGCCTACCGGATGCAGCAGCACCAACTCCTTCCTCTGGAAACCTGTCCGGGTGGCGCTACGTGCCAGCCATAACAGAGGAAATGAAACTAACTTCAGACGTCATGGGAAGCCGCCTGGGAAAACCACCACCTTCCATGGAAAGCTCGCCTCCTTTCATATGGTCAGGTTCAAGTTCCACAAAGGTCCAGATCCAGCCATTGTCCACAACCGAGATCCCCCTGCAGGTATCGGTTTTCTCTCCAGGTACCTACAGTCTCTCTACATATGAACTTGTCTGGGAGCTTTTCGAGCATGAAAACGCGTCATCAGCAACATCAGGGACATGCCAAGGCTATCCTTATTACATTACTGTTCTTCAGTCTGAGTGA
- the LOC103846338 gene encoding trafficking protein particle complex subunit 8 isoform X1, with the protein MVEAVNSSLGKMLLEEVSPVVMVLCTPLVEETFLKNGLSFVETLKPFCNFSNIDVPVRTSGDQLYRLKKFTLRLFNASDIKQPNVEVAKQRLEHVITQAGEKVFHDLESDPPQITDILSNPESEIAPTWFQYYNKELIRTLSFSDHEAFDHPVACLLVASSKDEEPLNKFVDLFNTNRLPSLLNDGVMDPKILKHFLLVHDNQDATTERTSKVLSEMRSTFGNNECNLLCTNSSKEGNVEHQANPWASFKSSVPAETLGCALTGDDIGEIKDLMQEFASRHIIPYMEQKVRDLNQQISATRKGLRNQIKNLWWRKGKDDVPDSTKGSIYTFSSTESQIRILGDYAFMLHDYELALSSYRLISTDYKLDKAWKHYAGVQEMMGLAYFISDQSIKEAEYCMENAFSTYMKLGKSGFQNATRCGLWWAEMLKARDQYKEAASVYFRICGEEPLHAAVMLEQASYCFVLTKPAMLHKYGFHLVLSGDHYKICDQVNHAIRTYRSAISVYESTTWSHIKDHVYFHIGQWYAIVGMNDVAVRNMLRVLDCGNQSKSTQEIFLRDFFDIVKKTGMKHEVVGLRLPVINMSSLQVIYEDHRTYASQASALVEESIWQSLEDDIIPSLNSGKSNWLELQSKLLPKKYKESNVCVVGESVKLDLEFRNPLLISTSVTSVSLICELTANSDDLKLVDKEPSSLSLETEHNQVTTSGLSSFTLSEVDFTLGGGEKKLVRLTVTPSEEGILKIVGVRWELSGSIVGVHYFQSVPTKAKTNKAKRKNKLTPTDALKFLVIKSLPRLEGSIDHLPDKLYAGDLRYLVLELKNNSESPIKNLKMKISHPRFVNPESHEEELTPGFPDCLKKGPEQNTVQRETSRTSVFAFPKDVSLQGDRSLRWPLWLRAAIPGTMSLYFTIYYEMENVSSIMKYRTLRMHYSLQVLPSLETSFEITPSPSRLQEFLVRMDIVNRANSDAFEIHQLSTVGCRWGISLLQPVDTILPSKSILPGQGLSCFFMIKDCRKPGIEEEKTTSILPSQTDTKLITQDDDEKFFDIVNSPLASFHESERSCHGTSDQLSPNTVDFILISRLAKSSNPSAEQDLLKILSHHSCHNRIRSSIPLSWSLDGPKTMYHDFSTSFCEIKLKMVIRNTSDGFLSVSINTIDGLPDAAAPTPSSGNLSGWRYVPAITEEMKLTSDVMGSRLGKPPPSMESSPPFIWSGSSSTKVQIQPLSTTEIPLQVSVFSPGTYSLSTYELVWELFEHENASSATSGTCQGYPYYITVLQSE; encoded by the exons ATGGTGGAGGCGGTGAACTCTTCGCTTGGGAAAATGCTATTGGAGGAGGTTAGTCCAGTGGTCATGGTTCTCTGCACGCCTCTCGTTGAAGAGACGTTCCTCAAGAATGGACTATCCTTTGTGGAAACGCTTAAGCCGTTCTGCAACTTTAGTAACATCGATG TTCCTGTTCGGACCTCAGGCGATCAGCTTTATCGGCTAAAGAAGTTTACGCTGAGATTGTTTAATGCATCTGATATCAAACAACCAAACGTAGAG GTTGCAAAGCAACGGCTAGAACATGTTATCACTCAAGCTGGGGAGAAGGTTTTTCACGATTTGGAATCTGATCCTCCTCAAATTACTGATATACTCTCTA ATCCAGAGTCTGAAATTGCACCCACATGGTTTCAGTATTACAATAAAGAACTTATCCGCACCTTGTCCTTTTCAGACCATGAAGCTTTTGATCATCCTGTGGCTT GTCTCTTGGTCGCTTCATCAAAAGACGAAGAAcctttaaataaatttgtagaTCTTTTCAACACCAATAGATTACCTTCTCTGCTTAATGATGGTGTAATGGACCCAAAGATTCTGAAGCATTTCCTATTGGTGCATGACAATCAAGATGCAACAACAGAGAG AACGTCTAAAGTTCTGTCTGAGATGAGAAGTACATTTGGAAACAATGAATGCAACTTACTTTGCACTAATTCATCTAAAGAGGGGAACGTAGAACACCAGGCTAATCCATGGGCTTCATTT AAATCAAGTGTCCCGGCTGAAACACTTGGATGTGCTCTTACTGGCGACGATATTGGGGAG ATCAAAGATCTGATGCAAGAGTTTGCTTCCAGGCATATAATTCCATACATGGAGCAGAAAGTCCGAGATCTTAATCAACAG ATTTCTGCAACAAGGAAAGGACTTAGAAATCAGATAAAGAACTTATGgtggagaaaaggaaaagacGATGTTCCGGATTCGACCAAAGGTTCTAT TTATACCTTTAGCTCCACCGAATCTCAAATCAGAATTTTGGGTGACTACGCCTTCATGTTGCATGACTATGAACTTGCATTGTCAAGCTACCGCTTAATATCAACAGATTACAAGCTCGATAAAGCTTGGAAGCACTATGCTGGTGTCCAG GAAATGATGGGACTCGCATATTTCATCTCAGACCAGTCAATAAAGGAAGCTGAGTACTGCATGGAAAATGCATTCAGCACTTATATG AAACTTGGGAAGTCTGGCTTTCAAAATGCTACGAGATGTGGGCTATGGTGGGCAGAGATGTTAAAGGCTAGAGACCAGTACAAAGAAGCGGCTTCTGTTTACTTCCGCATATGTGGAGAG GAACCATTGCACGCTGCAGTCATGTTAGAGCAAGCTTCTTACTGCTTCGTGTTAACTAAGCCAGCGATGCTACACAAGTATGGATTTCATCTAGTTCTCTCAGGAGACCACTATAAAATCTGTGATCAG GTTAACCATGCAATTCGTACATATAGAAGTGCGATCTCTGTTTATGAATCAACTACTTGGAGCCATATCAAAGACCATGTTTACTTTCATATTGGACA GTGGTATGCAATTGTCGGGATGAATGATGTTGCAGTTAGAAACATGCTCAGAGTACTGGATTGTGGAAACCAGTCCAAGTCTACCCAAGAGATTTTTCTCAGGGACTTTTTCGACATAGTTAAG AAAACTGGGATGAAGCATGAGGTGGTGGGACTTCGACTACCAGTTATTAATATGTCGTCTCTTCAAGTTATATATGAAGACCATCGCACTTATGCATCTCAAGCTTCT GCTCTTGTAGAAGAGAGCATCTGGCAATCATTGGAGGATGATATCATTCCATCGTTAAACTCTGGCAAGTCAAACTGGCTGGAGTTACAGTCAAAGCTACTGCCTAAGAAGTACAAGGAATCAAATGTTTGTGTCGTTGGAG AGTCGGTGAAATTGGATCTGGAGTTTAGGAATCCACTGCTAATCTCTACTTCCGTTACAAGCGTTTCTCTCATCTGTGAACTTACAGCAAATTCTGATGACTTAAAATTGG TAGATAAAGAGCCAAGTAGCTTAAGCTTGGAGACTGAACACAATCA GGTTACAACCTCTGGTTTATCTTCTTTCACCTTGTCTGAAGTGGACTTCACATTAGGCGGAGGCGAGAAAAAGTTG GTGAGGCTAACGGTTACCCCCAGTGAAGAAGGTATCCTCAAAATTGTCGGTGTAAGGTGGGAATTGTCTGGCTCCATTGTAGGCGTGCATTACTTCCAATCTGTGCCTACAAAAGCAAAAACTAACAAagcaaaaaggaaaaacaaactTACTCCCACTGATGCCTTAAAATTTTTGGTCATCAAG AGTCTACCCAGGCTTGAGGGTTCAATTGATCATCTGCCGGACAAATTGTATGCTGGAGATCTTCGTTATCTTGTTTTAGAGTTAAAAAATAATTCAGAATCTCCAATAAAG AATCTTAAAATGAAGATTAGCCATCCAAGATTTGTAAATCCTGAAAGTCATGAAGAAGAGCTGACACCCGGATTTCCAGATTGCTTAAAGAAGGGTCCTGAACAAAATACTGTCCAGCGTGAAACAAGTAGAACTAGTGTATTTGCATTTCCAAAG GATGTATCACTACAAGGAGACCGATCTTTGAGGTGGCCTCTTTGGCTTCGAGCTGCCATCCCTGGAACGATGTCTTTGTATTTCACAATATACTATGAGATGGAAAATGTATCAAGCATCATGAAATATCGCACCCTAAGGATGCATTATAGTTTACAG gttttACCATCTCTAGAGACCTCGTTTGAAATCACCCCCTCTCCATCAAGATTGCAAGAATTTCTTGTGCGTATGGATATCGTGAACCGTGCGAATTCAGATGCTTTCGAAATTCATCAGTTGTCAACAGTTGGGTGTCGGTGGGGTATCTCGTTGCTTCAGCCTGTTGATACAATCTTGCCTTCCAAGTCTATACTCCCTGGGCAAGGTTTATCATGTTTCTTCATGATTAAG GATTGCAGAAAACCCGGGATTGAAGAAGAGAAAACCACGTCTATTCTTCCCAGCCAAACCGACACAAAACTGATTACTCAGGATGACGATGAAAAGTTTTTTGATATCGTTAACTCACCTTTAGCAAGCTTCCATGAAAGTGAAAGGTCATGTCACGGAACCTCAGATCAG TTAAGTCCGAATACCGTTGACTTCATTCTAATCTCGCGCCTAGCAAAATCTAGCAATCCATCAGCAGAGCAAGATTTACTGAAGATTCTGTCTCACCATTCATGTCACAATAG AATAAGGAGCTCAATCCCGCTCTCATGGTCACTAGACGGTCCGAAGACCATGTACCACGATTTCTCGACCTCCTTTTGTGAAATTAAACTAAAGATGGTAATCAGAAACACATCTGATGGATTTTTATCTGTGAGCATCAACACCATTGATGGCCTACCGGATGCAGCAGCACCAACTCCTTCCTCTGGAAACCTGTCCGGGTGGCGCTACGTGCCAGCCATAACAGAGGAAATGAAACTAACTTCAGACGTCATGGGAAGCCGCCTGGGAAAACCACCACCTTCCATGGAAAGCTCGCCTCCTTTCATATGGTCAGGTTCAAGTTCCACAAAGGTCCAGATCCAGCCATTGTCCACAACCGAGATCCCCCTGCAGGTATCGGTTTTCTCTCCAGGTACCTACAGTCTCTCTACATATGAACTTGTCTGGGAGCTTTTCGAGCATGAAAACGCGTCATCAGCAACATCAGGGACATGCCAAGGCTATCCTTATTACATTACTGTTCTTCAGTCTGAGTGA
- the LOC103846336 gene encoding uncharacterized protein LOC103846336 yields the protein MERTNPHLQVFISFRGKDVRGNILSSLKEKLKDEGVNVKTDEEMPRGRKIDENLQKLIKDSKVAVVIFSENYPESPWCLDELVEIEKQIEETKLKPLPIFFKVRATHVALEDHNPFKDILLRLEDNERENARNGSRVGSGRMHCWSCFLSQRLLKDADKRFVRWRGALKSITGYAGLKYIKDSNQALFVNQIVEAVKEMLGKVQSSDDVHDRIRGLHIVRQQKVFISFGGHDDYTRLGFISHLQAGLKRSGINFYINIENMTKGYDPEELIMNVRESRIALVIFTESYLSSAWCLEELVEINKFTMSLVVIPIFYKVEPKYVRDGRLVEINNQLVLNWGAKDARIDRWKQALNSVGEMSGIVSANLSSEAELVKYIIYETKRTLANISSS from the exons ATGGAGAGGACTAATCCGCACCTTCAAGTTTTCATCAGTTTCCGTGGCAAAGACGTTCGCGGCAACATCCTCAGCTCCttgaaagaaaaattaaaagatgAAGGCGTCAACGTGAAGACGGACGAGGAAATGCCTAGAGGAAGAAAGATCGATGAGAATCTACAGAAGCTGATAAAAGACTCGAAAGTGGCGGTGGTGATCTTCTCAGAGAACTATCCAGAGTCGCCTTGGTGCTTGGACGAGCTAGTGGAGATCGAGAAGCAAATTGAGGAAACGAAGCTTAAACCTCTTCCCATCTTCTTCAAGGTTAGAGCCACACACGTAGCACTTGAGGACCATAATCCTTTCAAAGATATTCTACTGCGGTTGGAAGACAACGAACGAGAAAATGCCAGAAACG GTTCTAGGGTGGGCTCCGGACGGATGCACTGTTGGTCCTGTTTCCTGAGCCAGCGCTTGTTAAAGGATGCAGACAAGAGGTTTGTCAGGTGGAGGGGAGCTTTGAAATCTATAACGGGTTATGCGGGCTTGAAGTATATAAAGGACAG CAACCAAGCCCTCTTTGTCAACCAAATCGTGGAGGCTGTGAAGGAAATGTTAGGCAAAGTACAATCATCAGAT GATGTGCATGACCGGATCAGGGGACTACATATTGTGCGACAACAAAAAGTGTTCATCAGTTTTGGGGGTCACGATGATTACACCCGCCTTGGTTTCATTTCTCATCTCCAAGCTGGCTTGAAAAGAAGTGGAATCAACTTTTACATAAATATTGAAAACATGACTAAAGGATATGACCCCGAAGAGCTTATCATGAATGTCCGAGAGTCGAGGATAGCGCTTGTGATCTTCACTGAGAGCTACTTGAGCTCTGCATGGTGCTTGGAGGAGCTAGTGGAGATCAACAAATTCACGATGAGTCTTGTAGTCATTCCAATATTCTACAAAGTGGAACCGAAATATGTAAGGGATGGGAGGCTAGTGGAGATCAACAACCAGTTAGTCTTGAATTGGGGAGCTAAGGACGCCAGGATCGACAGATGGAAGCAGGCTCTTAACTCAGTTGGAGAGATGTCAGGTATTGTGTCTGCAAACCTAAG CTCGGAGGCAGAACTCGTTAAATATATCATCTATGAAACTAAGCGGACGTTAGCCAATATTTCATCCAGCTAA